A stretch of the Bacillota bacterium genome encodes the following:
- a CDS encoding decarboxylase, whose amino-acid sequence MPSAQEKAPIFEALLAHAQLDRTRFFVPGHKGGRGEAGFVGAAFGHDLAAIDLTELRGLDDLHAPGGVIAEAEELAAAAFGAARTHFLVNGSTAGVLAMIIAAVGPGDVVYVPRAMHRSLLGGLILSGARPVYLEARVDEPSGLPLPPEPGDLSRAARRVPGGRAAVVVDPTYHGLCSDLTAIGREAEVLGCRLLVDEAHGAHFGFSDRLPGRALSLGKVAASAQSLHKMGPSLTQGSLLHLGRGGLDPDRVRVALSIVQTSSPSYPLLASLDLARRFMVTAGNQVYGRLADLCRQTGERIAALAGARLLAASPLGRGSDPLKLTVVTGPAGGGLDLAHRLEAEGVEGELADERSALFVAGPGTSGADLDRLVEGLRRYFMDRRGGGGAGDATGRPPAPDGEARTARATDPADFPEQAATPREAFFAQAGRVALEESAGRIAAEAIVPAPPGVPVVVPGEVIDRRVVETLLRLRQTGRHCQGGGPGLSWIRVLT is encoded by the coding sequence TTGCCGTCCGCACAGGAAAAGGCCCCGATATTTGAAGCCCTTCTCGCCCATGCGCAGCTCGACCGGACTCGGTTCTTCGTCCCGGGGCACAAGGGCGGGCGGGGCGAGGCCGGCTTTGTCGGGGCGGCCTTCGGCCACGACCTGGCGGCCATTGACCTGACGGAACTCCGTGGCCTTGATGACCTCCACGCCCCGGGAGGGGTCATCGCTGAAGCGGAGGAACTGGCCGCCGCGGCCTTCGGGGCCGCCCGCACCCATTTCCTGGTGAACGGCTCGACGGCCGGGGTCCTGGCGATGATCATCGCCGCGGTCGGGCCGGGGGACGTGGTCTACGTTCCGCGGGCCATGCACCGCTCACTTCTCGGCGGGTTGATCCTGAGCGGGGCCCGCCCGGTCTACCTTGAGGCGAGGGTGGACGAGCCCAGCGGTCTGCCTCTCCCGCCGGAACCCGGGGACCTGTCCCGGGCCGCCCGCCGAGTCCCCGGTGGCCGGGCGGCGGTCGTCGTTGACCCGACCTATCATGGGCTCTGCTCGGACCTCACCGCGATAGGGCGGGAGGCCGAGGTCCTCGGTTGCCGACTGCTGGTGGACGAAGCTCACGGGGCCCACTTCGGCTTCTCGGACCGGCTTCCGGGCCGAGCCCTCAGCCTCGGCAAGGTGGCCGCCAGCGCCCAAAGCCTGCACAAAATGGGCCCCTCCCTGACCCAGGGTTCCCTGCTCCACCTCGGGCGGGGGGGCCTCGACCCCGATCGGGTCCGGGTGGCCTTATCCATTGTTCAGACCTCGAGCCCGTCCTACCCCCTCCTGGCTTCCCTGGACCTCGCCCGCCGCTTTATGGTCACCGCCGGAAACCAGGTCTATGGGCGCTTGGCGGACCTTTGCCGGCAGACCGGCGAAAGGATTGCGGCCCTCGCCGGGGCTCGGCTGCTCGCCGCCTCTCCCCTCGGCCGCGGGAGCGACCCGCTGAAACTGACCGTCGTAACCGGCCCGGCTGGAGGGGGGCTCGATCTCGCCCATCGGCTGGAGGCCGAGGGGGTCGAGGGCGAACTGGCCGATGAGCGAAGCGCCCTCTTTGTTGCCGGCCCGGGCACCTCCGGAGCGGATCTGGACCGGCTGGTAGAGGGCCTTCGGAGGTACTTCATGGACCGCCGGGGCGGGGGGGGAGCCGGGGACGCCACCGGCCGGCCGCCGGCCCCCGACGGCGAGGCCCGGACCGCCCGGGCCACGGATCCGGCCGACTTCCCAGAACAGGCGGCCACCCCCCGCGAGGCCTTCTTTGCCCAGGCGGGGCGGGTGGCCCTCGAGGAGAGCGCCGGGCGAATCGCCGCCGAGGCCATCGTGCCCGCTCCACCGGGCGTTCCGGTGGTCGTGCCCGGGGAGGTCATCGACCGGCGCGTCGTGGAAACCTTGCTCCGGTTGCGTCAGACTGGCCGGCATTGCCAGGGCGGCGGCCCCGGGCTCAGCTGGATCAGAGTCCTGACCTAG